Genomic window (Chionomys nivalis chromosome 7, mChiNiv1.1, whole genome shotgun sequence):
gagggaagagagcaggGTGATTGAGCCATGCCAGACTTGTCCCCTTTCCTGCAAGCGAGAAGTTAGAAGCTGCAAATTCTCGGAAGATAACTGTCTCTTTAACACCAaccgcacatgcacacatgcccagCACGCAGACACAGCAACAGGTGGTACGCCGTAGGGGAAGCTTTCTGTACTTCCCCGGCCCTAACCCAGAACAGGTGCAGTCTGGGAGCTGGTGGcacatgtggcttctgggaacccCCCTGCCCCCAATCTCAGGAGAGGGCTCCCCTCTCACTTCTCTTCTCCAGGGTACACATAATGCCCACCTGGCTGATGTCAGTGAGGTTGCCATGGCCTAAACATCCATTGCTGCCGCTGCCAAAGGTCATGATGATGCCTCGGTCTGGGAGGAGGACAGTGAGAAAGACACAAGAGAGTGGATCTGCACTTCAGGCAGTCTGGTTCACTTGCaggtggaagaagggagaggataCTGGGAGCTAAGTGGGGCACAGCGCTGGCGCACGTCCTtactccagcactcagaaggtagaggtaagcagatctctgagttagaggccagcctggtctacagaacgagttccaggacagccagggctatagagacaccctgtctcagaaaccacacacacacacacacacacacacacacacacacacacacgccaggcggtggtggcacacgcctttaatcccagcacttgggaggcagaggcaggcggatctctgtgagttcgagaccagcctggtctacaagaagagctagtgccaggacaggctccaaagctacagagaaaccttgtctcgaaaaactaaaaaaaaaaaagaaagaaaccacacacacaaaacaacaggAACTAATGCCTGGTCTGGTGGCGCCAATCTGTTACTGGGGTTGAGGGAGAATTGCAGGTCTGGTCAAACTCAGTGAAACACTGccttaaaaaaaaggtaaatagccgggcgatggtggcacacgcctttaatcccagcactcgggaggcagaggcaggcggatctctgtgagttcgaggccagcctggtctacaagagctagttccaggataggctccaaagccacagagaaaccctgtctcgaaaaaccaaaaaaaaaaaaaaaaaaaaaaaggtaaataaagtaaaaaaaaaaaaaaaaaaagcctagtgtggtggtgcatgcctttaatcccagcactcacaagggaGAAGTAGGTGGATCcccaagagttccaggacagccaagaccaTGTgacaagaccttatctcaaaacaaacttgggccgggcggtggtggcgcacgcctttaatcccagcactcgggaggcagaggtaggtggatctctgtgagttcgaggccagcctggtctacagagggagttccaggacaggctccaaagctacagagaaaccctgtctcgaaaaaccaaaaaaaaaaaaaaaaaaaaaacaaacttggaACTGCAACTCACAGCACAAAGCTTGCCCAGAGCATATAGGTCGTTCGTTCAATCTCCAGTGAGGGCGCAGGGATtgaaaagaggagggaagggactgaagagatggctcagaggttaagagcattgcctgctttttaaaggtcctgagttcaattcccacatggtggctcataaccatctgtaatggggtctggttccctcttctggcctgaaggcatacacacaggcagaatattgtatacataataaataaataattttaaaaaaaagagaggagggaagacatTGAAAGGGGGCTGGAAGAGCAGGATGGAGCGGGGGAGGCATAGGTGGTCTCCTTCCAATGTGCAGTTTTAGACTAGTGAGAGCCTCACTTTCTCCATCTGTCAAATGGGGATACTACAACACGGTTCACTGCCATGCCTACTGCTCCAGGAAAAGGCGAGGGAGTCAGCAAATCTCAACCGCTACCACATAGAAGGGGTAACCCTTTAGGCAAGAGCAGCCTTAACTGACCGATTTGGGACGAGAGAAACTGCACTggctttctcctgtctccacagagTATTCCCTAATAAGCTCACCAGTCAGGCAAGCCGTGAACAGGTCCCCGCAGGCCACATGCTTGATGGTCACACCCGACTGGCCCTCCAGGAAACGCGAGACGAACTGGGGTTGAGGCTGCTCCACTGCCCCTGGGAGGAGTATGCCTCCTCCAGTGCCTAGGGGCGGGGCCTGCAGGGAAGTGGGCGGCGACTGAGGACCCCAACTCCACTTCTGATTCCTCCCTCCCATCTTTGGAACAAGCCCACTGCCAACCTGACCTCCCACAGGATGAGGCGCCCAGAGCGTGTAACACCAGCCTTCTGCGTGCGCCCTGCGGACACCTGGACCACCTCAGTGTTGAGCATTGGGAGCCTCAGGGGAACGCTAAGGCCACCACCCCACGCGTACACCGAAGACAGTGGTGGTGGGATGGCCGGTCTCATAAGTCCCCGGGGAACACCTGCAAGGACAGGGTTTGAGGCCAGTTAAACTAGTAGAAATGGCAGATAGTGCAAGGAGCCCCCGCGGCTGGTCCCAACTCACTCACCCCTGCATCGGGCACTGGTGGCCCTGCTCCCTGTGCTGCCAGGGGTCATGGATGGTCCTGGGGTCAGTGACTTCTCTGCCCTGCAGAATACAGAGGGGCTTCAGGACGAGTAACGTCCCTGGCAGTCTTATGTGACTACTCATACATGGAGGGTTAGCACTAGACCTCCTGTGTTCCCATTGGGTACCCGCCCCTGCGGCCCGCGACCCATCTCCCTGCACAGGCCTCCGCATGCGGACGCTGCCCACATCGGTGTGAAGGTTGAGGAGGGCCCGGATGCAGAGAGGTTGCGCCATGATGTGACTGAGGGGTGGCCGCTGTGCAGGCTCCAGGCTGAGCAGACTCAGGACGAGCTGGCGCAGCTCAGGGCTGTACCGGTCAGAGATGGGCGCAAAGGTGCCACTCATGATCTTCAGCACCAGGGCTGGCAGGTTCTGCGAAGGCACCACATGTAGGGATGGCCAGGGTGCTGGGCTGGGCTCTTAGGCAAGGCAGTTCCCCCACCAAGGGAATAAAATCAGGTCCACTCCCATGACATCTAGTCTCACCAGAGAAGGCAGAACGGTAGGAGAGCCTAACACTGCTTTCAGAACTTCCTAGTCTGATAAGGAAGTTTCAGCTGTGTCCTCAGAAATCCCAGGTGCTTTGGGAAACTCCAAAgcttgctttgctttggttttccttTGTGAATGTCTCTAATCTGATGGAAGAGTCAGGGATCACATCCATTCCCTCAGGAATTCTCAGGCTAAAACAGGACTCAAGCCTAACCCAAGTCTGAGTTGAGCAAGGGAGAGGCACagccctgccctgtggtaagCCACCAGCAGGTGAGGGACTGAGTGACTCAGCCAGCCACAAGAGAAGGAACACAGAAGTGGTCAGAGCTATGGCAAAGGAGCTGGGGTTCTGAGTCCCTCAGGGGTGTAGGTACTCACCGCAGCCTCAAAGGCTCTCTTAAGGCTGGCCAGCTCATACAAGACACAGCCCAGGGCCCAGATGTCACTCTTCTGGTTGTAGGGCTTGCCCTCACACAGCTCAGGGGAGATGTAGCATGGGGTACCCACCACCTACAGGAGGAAAGTCTGTATTACAGCCTTGGGAAGAGAGGAACAGGGCTCTGCCCGAGACACATTTGGGAATAGCTTCTCAAAGCAGGCCAAGGGGCTTCCTCTTGCAGGACCACataagggagggggaagagacaggatgtAGAGCAAAGCCTCAGCTACCAAGACCCTCAGTGTCCTCCGCACATCCAGGCACCGTGTAGGCCTTGCTCTTGCTGCTGAGGATCTTAGAGATGCCAAAGTCACCGATCTTGACGACCATGCGGTGTTTGTCGAGAAGGATGTTCTGGGTCTTGAGGTCCCGATGCAGGATGAGGTGCGTGTGCACGTGGTGCAGGGCGAGCAGGATCTGCACGAAGAAGTGAAGAATGGTCTCCTCCTCAAGCAGGGAGTTGCAGCGCTTCTGGATGAACTCAGCCAGGGTGCCACCTGTGCCCCAGAGAACTAGTCAAGATCCTGGGGACAACCCACTGGGACCAGAGAGGGCAAAGAGCCTGTAAGGGGCACACAGGTGGGGCCAGAACTCTATACCTCTGCCCTTTAGCCAAGTCTGTTCCAGAGGGAAGCCACCTCGTGGTGTCCAGCTCTCCTGGCAGGGAAAGGTCCCTCTAGGCCAAAGCAAAGAATCTGGC
Coding sequences:
- the Nek8 gene encoding serine/threonine-protein kinase Nek8 — encoded protein: MEKYERIRVVGRGAFGIVHLCLRKADQKLVIIKQIPVEQMTKEERQAAQNECQVLKLLNHPNVIEYYENFLEDKALMIAMEYAPGGTLAEFIQKRCNSLLEEETILHFFVQILLALHHVHTHLILHRDLKTQNILLDKHRMVVKIGDFGISKILSSKSKAYTVVGTPCYISPELCEGKPYNQKSDIWALGCVLYELASLKRAFEAANLPALVLKIMSGTFAPISDRYSPELRQLVLSLLSLEPAQRPPLSHIMAQPLCIRALLNLHTDVGSVRMRRAEKSLTPGPSMTPGSTGSRATSARCRGVPRGLMRPAIPPPLSSVYAWGGGLSVPLRLPMLNTEVVQVSAGRTQKAGVTRSGRLILWEAPPLGTGGGILLPGAVEQPQPQFVSRFLEGQSGVTIKHVACGDLFTACLTDRGIIMTFGSGSNGCLGHGNLTDISQPTIVEALLGYEMVQVACGASHVLALSTDGELFAWGRGDGGRLGLGTRESHSCPQQVPVPLGQEAQRVVCGIDSSMILTLPGTVLACGSNRFNKLGLDHLSLEEEPLPHQQVEEALSFTPLGSAPLDREPLLCVDLGTAHSAAVTVSGNCYTFGSNQHGQLGTSSRRISRAPCRVQGLEGIKMVMVACGDAFTVAIGAEGEVYSWGKGARGRLGRRDEDAGLPKPVQLDETHPYVVTSVSCCHGNTLLAVRSVAEEPVPP